Part of the Onthophagus taurus isolate NC chromosome 11, IU_Otau_3.0, whole genome shotgun sequence genome is shown below.
TCTAATTTAATAAGCTTTTCGTCTATATCATCGAGTCTACCATATATTTCTCTTAGCAAATCTTCTACCTACTTTAATCAGAGACTGCTGAACATATTCTGTGAACTGCGTAGTGATGTAAAATTACcggtaatttaaaaatcggtAATATTACCGGTAATGTTACGTAATATTACGGTAACAATGgtaatttgtaaaaatcaGCTTTTTAAGtaatacaagttttttttattttaaaactgtaAAAACATTACGAAAAACAACAAGAACGTTTTTTAAACTAGTCAGAGTCACAATGCACTATGTAATAGAGTGGATAATGGTAAATCATCCCCAACCTCGTCATCTGAATCTTCTTTCTCTTTCGTTAATTGAGTAAAGTCTATAACTTCGAAACCGATatcttctttttctatttcttcttCAGTAGCTTCTACTATTTTTGAATGATCGTCTTCATTtagtaaattataattatgggCAATATAAGTTAGTTTTCCGGCCCTCTCCACGGTAAGTCTGTTTCTTCTTTGCAGATGAATAAATCCATAAGTACTAAAGGTTCTTTCGGTTGCGGCTGTTGACgacggtaaatttaaaatgtctaCAGCCAACCTACTTATTTTAGAACTGGAGCAAATTCCTGCCCACCAAACAGGTCCAGACATACATTTTTCGCTGGAAATAACGAATTCCTTAGCAAAATTATTACCTCTAATTTTGTACAGTGCGAGTGCTTCCATAATAAGATCTACTTGTGAAGAATACTTTGGATGACTATAGATGAACTCCGTtgcaattaaattttcatcttcAGTTAAATTGTCGCCGCGTTGATTTGGTTCTAATAGGTAAGCAGCAAGATGAACgggttttaaacatttattttgtcGTTTTTCAAGAATTGAACACTTTTCTGGTATTCCAACATAGTAATAGATAAAGTTGATACTTTGTCACATAATATAGATCTTATTTCAAAAAAGCAGATAAACACTTTTGAGATTGTTGGCCCGTTAGCTTCAAAAATCGTTATCCACTTAGCGATTGGTTGGAACAAGTCATAAGTTGCTTCTATTTGTAACCAAAATTCGTTTTGAAGAAGAAGTCTTACTGTATTTGATGAAAGAACATCAGAAATATCTGGGCTATCATCAACTGctaaactttttaatgaatgttTAGTGTCCAAAAAGCTTTTTAGACAACAAACAAAGGAATCATCTTGTTTTCACCGGCAATTTTAAAGAGATGTATCGCCCCCTTTTGTCCAACTGGATTTTTTCAAACGTTGCATGTAAAATCTGCGAATTTTTCAGCTCAGATACAATTGAAATtatgttctttttaaaattggaaaaatggTCTAATTTCAAGAAGTCTTCAACCAGAAGGTTTAGACAGTGGCAAATACAACCATAATTAGTAATGTAATCGTACTTGCTAACTATTTCACGAGCCTTTTTTATGTTAGCTCCGTTGTCAGTGACAATAGCTAGAAAATTTGAAGCTCCTAAttctttcaacactttttcaatttctgaGGCCAAAAATGTTGCTAAATGTCTGTTATTTTCGGTGTGTATTGATTTGTAAAATACCGGAAGAGGTGTATTAATAACACAATTAGATATAAAGTCATTTCTGCAATTTGACCATCCATCCATCCATTTGTAGGCTTAAGATAGGTGCTTcactaatttttgaagaaactgCAGCTTTTACTCTAGTGTACTCGGATTCGAGAAGTGGATTTGACAACTGGTAACGAGAGGGTGGTTTATATGCGCATCTCATTGCTTTGAATACATCTAACCATACTTTTTTCGTTGTCATATCTATGGGGGCTCCTGAGACATAAATAGCCCATGCGAGTATTTCATCAATCTTATTGTTTTCTTGAGAGGACATGTTATCAAAATACGAAGAAATTGTACCCTTTGATGCTTTAGTAGTACTTGAAAATGAAGAACTAGCTGATGAAGGCACAGGCCTGACTAGTGAAGCAATTTCTGAGTCTAAAGATTCTTCCTGCCCCTGCTGAGAGGTAGTATCAGTAGCATCAGCATCACTATCTTCTAATACATCGGTTTAACTTGGCGTGGTGTTATTATTACTACtggaaacatttattataggCATTCCccttttttaagaatttgtactacattttcaagtattttaacacattttagcCAATGTTGGAATTGTCTGGTAGCATTTCTTTTAAAGGAGGTTGTACAATATTTACAGAAATAGTTGTCTTTATCTTTAAGATCGTAGTACCTCCAAACATCAGTCTTCGGCTTAACCATATTATCGCAACTACAAAATAAACATCATGCATTTCGGGAAGAGCTcaacttaaaaatatctagACTTACCAGTTCAAATATCACGTAACAAGGCAAAACAATTACAGTTATTTAATAGGAATCGCACTGATAGTTATAAACAACACCTCTTATAACAATAATGTCACTAATTATGATGAAgattgtttacaaaatatcGCTTGCCGCTTGCCACGGGCCACGGGGAACCATGGAATTGTCACAAGTTAGATTTCGGGTATTCCCCCGATCGATATGTGCGACCGCGCGGCGCCAGTGACGCCATGTACAGCTGGGCAAATAAATGAGAGTATAGAGCgggaaaaaacaatatttccaATGTTACCGATCTTACGGTAATATTACGTAATATTACCAAAATTACCGGTAACATTTCCTCGGTAATATTACCCTTTACATCACTAGGACTGCGTCGTCAAAGTTTGCCTAACACCTACTGTCATAAAGAAACAAGACTATAACAATACTAgggttcatcaaggacctgGATCTGctctaaacctttggagggcgtAAGTTAGAAAACATCATGTAGGTCGTAGTTACGAGAGGGGCTACTCTCCTCAACCTGGcagcatcaaaaaagaatCTTCTTCATTATCTTTGTAAGTGTATACGCTTCTCTCTATACGTTCAGCTCTATTGTGTTGCCTatcttttcgattttttggCGTAACTTTACTTCGTGTATAAATTCTTGTTCCTCATATTAACCCGTTTCTGGTAGTTTTTAACCTTATTATCTTTCTTTAAACTCTTACCGGtttaattttaggaatttACCCACTCTTTCAAAACCTATTAAAGGTTTTCTTATTATAATAGATTCCGAAATCGTTACTAAAATTACAACGATAGTACATTCCTTAAGTATCCTGTTACAGTATGTTAATTACCGGGAACAAGTGTTCATGCCCAATAACTCAATTAACTAtctttaaataacattttataagTGCTAAACTTTTTACAGGCCATATAACAGACTTTTGTTACACTCTGTATATCGTTGTCTTATATTTCAGAGCTACCAATCTAAGTTTTAATATATGTCATcacgattttaaattaaattttatgatttataaattaaattaaacttactATTTTTACAATTGCTTAATTTATCgcttaatttgttgtataatttttttaatttaacttccttatttaagtttataatcgtttaattttcttaGGTTGTCACTTTGATTGTTTTGACAGGACGAACATCAACAAACATTTATGCAGCcaatattgtttaataataatgtctcaaaataatgaaaatataagTGAATTGTGtcgaatttgtttaaataaaagtaaattaatgtatcaaataactGAAATGGATAAATTAGGATTAGATTCGTTGGattttcctttaaattttaaggtaataagaaacaataataaatacaaataaacattatttatctTTTAGTTAACAGAAACATTTACTTCATTAACAACATTATGTGAAGATTGTACAAAGAAACTTGAAGGCTTTACATCATTGatacaaattgcaaaaagaacACAATTATATTTAGAAAGTGTACAATACGATATTTCAAACTTTTctccattaaaaaataatgtacaAAATGAGTCGCAAGTTCAGTTATTATCAGATATAACTTATGATGAAGTGATGGCCTCTATAAAAGAAGCAAAAACAATCTTTTATTCCAACCTTAATTGTATATCATGTAATTTCCTTGGTATAAATAGAAAAGGATTAATTTCTCATGTTTCAATTGTacataaagaattaaaaaccAAGTGGTGCTCaatttgcaataaattaaCACCAAATTTAGATCatcacaaaaaagaaaatcattcTAAAGGCGAtttatgttgtaaattttgtaaaaagaattttattttaaatgaacaCCTAATTAAACACTTATTGCATCATTTATGTAGCAATAATAAGAATAATGATCAGAAAGATATTAGTATCGATATGGAATCTGAAGTGCCACGAGAAAAGGTCCAATCTGAAAGTcaattatgtaatttttgtGGAAAAGTATTTGAAACCCATTCAAAGCTAAAGATTCATCTGAAATCTCATTCAAATGAGAAACCTTTTATTTGtacattttgtaataaaagattaaaaacgAGATCTAATTTAAAACAGCATGAGAATATACACAGAGAATGTAGAAGATATGTTTGTAATATTTGTGGAAAGGTAagtaaactaaatttatttggTACTTTATATATTAACACATCTTACATG
Proteins encoded:
- the LOC111413427 gene encoding zinc finger protein 558-like, which produces MSQNNENISELCRICLNKSKLMYQITEMDKLGLDSLDFPLNFKLTETFTSLTTLCEDCTKKLEGFTSLIQIAKRTQLYLESVQYDISNFSPLKNNVQNESQVQLLSDITYDEVMASIKEAKTIFYSNLNCISCNFLGINRKGLISHVSIVHKELKTKWCSICNKLTPNLDHHKKENHSKGDLCCKFCKKNFILNEHLIKHLLHHLCSNNKNNDQKDISIDMESEVPREKVQSESQLCNFCGKVFETHSKLKIHLKSHSNEKPFICTFCNKRLKTRSNLKQHENIHRECRRYVCNICGKTFNQSSTLRTHLKLHGDKDQSCRLCSKTFCRLADLKTHLRTHTGEKPFQCGTCKIRFIQKSHLTEHEKLHFDVKPFKCSICLKSFAQKSTLKSHLDIHLGIKKYKCKYCSYSARQSYVLKTHLKQHEELYNFE